Part of the Brassica oleracea var. oleracea cultivar TO1000 chromosome C8, BOL, whole genome shotgun sequence genome is shown below.
GGTAAACCAAGCGAACACAAGCTTCTGGTAGATTATAATCTGTCTTCACTTTCATCATCCGCGAAGCAAGAGACAACTGAGAAATTCCTTCTGCACATCCTTCGTAGAGAGGTTGAGTCGCTGCTTCAAATGCTTCAAAAACACTATCATGATAGGGTTGTGCTATGTCTGTCTCTTCTATAGCTTCCGGCATGTAAGCTGGCGCAATGTCTGCGGGTACCTCTGGAATATTCTGCTGGTGATCTTCATAAGCATTCCAAATAGGAGTCTCTAACATTTCTTCTTCACCCGTCGAATGATTCGCCCCGGAACTCTCACCAACATCGTTGAATTTCT
Proteins encoded:
- the LOC106309097 gene encoding uncharacterized protein LOC106309097; amino-acid sequence: MDQRIDPESNQVSEIFLGGVDAFIQFACNQEDYKERETLLCPCARCKNVKQREARVVARHLFLYGFKGNYYFWTSHGEKFNDVGESSGANHSTGEEEMLETPIWNAYEDHQQNIPEVPADIAPAYMPEAIEETDIAQPYHDSVFEAFEAATQPLYEGCAEGISQLSLASRMMKVKTDYNLPEACVRLVYPYRRLSYV